CAGCACCACCAGTCAGGCGATTACCTCCGCCAGAACCAGCAAATAACACATCATCACCATCACCACCAAAAAGGGAGTCATTAACGCTGGAGAAGAGTTTATCATCTCCAGAGCCACCATAGAGTCGGTTATTGCTGCCATTACTGGTGATAGTATCGTTACCGGAACCACCGAAGAGGAATTGATGCGAACCTTCAACTACTTGCAGGGTATCAGAACCAGCGCCGCCAAATAGGTTATTGCTACTACCAGCTTCAACTACGGTGATTTCATCGTTACCTGCGCCACCATCAACAGTGGTATTGCTAGCCGCACCATTAACACCCACTAAAGCTTGGTCATTACCATCACCACTATTTATAGTAGAATTACTACCTGCAAATACTGTATCATCACCGTTACCAGCAATAATTGTGTTGTTATTGGTTGCATCTACCGTATCTGCACCATCACCTGTAAATAAGGTTTGTCCCGGCTTAGGGGTGAGGTCGTCGCTGTTACTAGAACCAAATTGCAGGTCTAATTGTACGGCATTCAGCCCCACAGTGCGATCGCTAAATCCGGCAGCGGTAAAGTATTTATTATCACCTACAGTTTGATAATTGAGAATTGTGGCTTGATCGTTGGCAGATGGTTGAGACCTTACAGTTCCCTTAGTATATTCAACTGTATCAGGCCCGCCTACCAATGCTTCTGTAATTGCGCGTCCTTTTAAATCACCAATGCTAGGAATGTTGAACCCCAGAATTTTAGCTAGTGTGGGTGCAACATCAGCATTACTCACAGGCGCGGAGTCTACATAACCTGCTTTAAAGTCAGGGCCGATCGCTTCCATATTATTGAAAGTATCACCGCGACCAAAACTACCATGCATCCCTTGTCCTTGCTGGAGAGTCGTGTCAGCAACTTCTACTTGCGCTTGAGGATCGTTAGGATTATTCGGGTTAGTGCTAAAGGTTTTGAAGTTAATGACAATCGAAGGAGTGGGAAGTTCTGAAGTCCCTACTAGCCCAATCGTGCTGAGTTTGAGCGCCCCAGGAATATCACCAAAAGCATCATCAGTAAAGATACCACTGATGTAATCTTTTTGTGCCAAGAACGAAACAATCTTAGCGACCAAGGTCTTATCTTTGCTGGGAACATATAGCAAATCCGAGCCACCGTTCGCAGCAACTACGACTTGGGTATTAGGGTCAATTACGCCATTGACAACCTTACCACTACCACCAATCACACCATTACCACTGAGAGGGTTTTGACCTGCGGTGGGATCAACTACGGCGTATTGAATATTATTGATATTGCTAGTAGTAACGGGGGCTGTGGGTTTATTGGGATCGTAGAGAGTCGCACCAAGGTCATGGGCGAGGTCGATCGCTACAAAACCGGGGGGTAAAAATCCAGCGTGAACACTCGGAGTCTTCACACCAGTAGTAGCATCTACTGTGTAATAGCTCAAGGAAGCAGCATAGCTAGTTGTGTTGATGTAGGTTGGTGTACCTGCTGCATCAAATTTCACCCCTACGGCCTGCTTACTGATTGTAGAAAACCCGTGATCGGCTGTCACAAAAATATCTGTATTTTCGTAGAGCGTATGACCAGGATTTGCCGGGTCTGGTGTCGCCTTCAAATAATCAATAATCTGCTTTAAGTTGGCATCAGCATCTTGAATACCCTTCTTGGAAGTAGGGCCATTGATACCAATGGTGAGGGAGTTGTTACCAGGATCGGCAGGGTTAAAGGCATCACCATTGTTGTGTTGAGTACCATCAGGATCTCTAGACCAATAGACAGCAGCAAATCCTTTAGAAGTGTTACTAGCAATATCAGCCACAAACTGAGGTAGAACAGCTTTGGTAGTAGCGTCCGCAAAGTATTGCTGTTGTTGAGCATTAGGGTTGAGGGTTCCGGCTGTTGTTAAGCTCCCCGCTGGCTGATTGCTTCTGATGCTACCGATAGTAGTGGCTACAGTGGTTGTACCGGGGACATTTTGACCGATCAAACCCGCATTATTCAGGTCAGTTGCGATCGCTTGGCTCAATGGAATTGCATTTTGTGAACCAACACTGTTAACAGGAGGATTAGTAGCGTTGGCAATGCTGTTGATATAGGTGCTGTCATCGATGATGACAGTTTTAGGCGTAATATTGGCAGTTGCCGTCCCACCAGTACGGCTATCTTGGGTAACATCTTGAATTGCCACTGGCCCAAGCTTACCAATCGCCGCTGTAGAATACCCATTAGCGCGGGCATAAGCTAGAAGTGATTCTTCTGTCAGGAAGTTATTTTTGCTGAAACTGGTATCTGGATCGGCAAGATTAGAATTGGCATTGAGATCGGCAAGGATCGGATCGTTTTCAATAAATGGTGT
The genomic region above belongs to Calothrix sp. NIES-2098 and contains:
- a CDS encoding type I phosphodiesterase/nucleotide pyrophosphatase, which codes for MADTNSNSRNVIIFVADGLRNGSVNPIDTPTLYSIRQQGVNFTNSHSLFPTFTTPNASAIATGHYLGDTGDFSNTVYTGYPVINSNGSVTPFIENDPILADLNANSNLADPDTSFSKNNFLTEESLLAYARANGYSTAAIGKLGPVAIQDVTQDSRTGGTATANITPKTVIIDDSTYINSIANATNPPVNSVGSQNAIPLSQAIATDLNNAGLIGQNVPGTTTVATTIGSIRSNQPAGSLTTAGTLNPNAQQQQYFADATTKAVLPQFVADIASNTSKGFAAVYWSRDPDGTQHNNGDAFNPADPGNNSLTIGINGPTSKKGIQDADANLKQIIDYLKATPDPANPGHTLYENTDIFVTADHGFSTISKQAVGVKFDAAGTPTYINTTSYAASLSYYTVDATTGVKTPSVHAGFLPPGFVAIDLAHDLGATLYDPNKPTAPVTTSNINNIQYAVVDPTAGQNPLSGNGVIGGSGKVVNGVIDPNTQVVVAANGGSDLLYVPSKDKTLVAKIVSFLAQKDYISGIFTDDAFGDIPGALKLSTIGLVGTSELPTPSIVINFKTFSTNPNNPNDPQAQVEVADTTLQQGQGMHGSFGRGDTFNNMEAIGPDFKAGYVDSAPVSNADVAPTLAKILGFNIPSIGDLKGRAITEALVGGPDTVEYTKGTVRSQPSANDQATILNYQTVGDNKYFTAAGFSDRTVGLNAVQLDLQFGSSNSDDLTPKPGQTLFTGDGADTVDATNNNTIIAGNGDDTVFAGSNSTINSGDGNDQALVGVNGAASNTTVDGGAGNDEITVVEAGSSNNLFGGAGSDTLQVVEGSHQFLFGGSGNDTITSNGSNNRLYGGSGDDKLFSSVNDSLFGGDGDDVLFAGSGGGNRLTGGAGVDQFWIANASLPTSKNIVTDFNPGIDVIGIGGISGVTKFSDLTLLQQGNDTLVKAGSTELASLLGITSSTLTANDFVFSVSVV